The following proteins are encoded in a genomic region of Fusarium oxysporum f. sp. lycopersici 4287 chromosome 1, whole genome shotgun sequence:
- a CDS encoding hypothetical protein (At least one base has a quality score < 10) yields MRDIKAGEELFFNYGENFPNLTKKLLDHKVGGKSDQGKKRSRRPNGEGVARKNPKTDKKKPGKGKKRAQAVLDEDDMLADTLGFAPKPLRKRKKGPFEEDSEEEEYHPTGTDASIMETPSDGDSDFGNSAARLRKRARQDGKGAASSHNGKPRGDLKTRGKRGGARPGSGRPRKYPRKLTSAPMLEHPSASESQDREDPEERQIVAADTIVPAALQRPQPVEINDSMEYVTFSEERTEESRLLQSQLEEDNDEDDDDDDQDVVVRSRVDRGVRNRRPTAKLRDDGDWISGSQ; encoded by the coding sequence ATGCGTGATATCAAGGCTGGAGAGGAGTTGTTCTTCAATTATGGTGAAAACTTCCCCAACCTGACAAAGAAGCTGCTCGACCATAAGGTGGGAGGGAAGTCTGACCAGGGTAAAAAACGATCGCGACGGCCCAACGGAGAAGGGGTCGCACGGAAGAATCCAAAGACggataagaagaagcccggaaagggaaagaagcGTGCCCAAGCAGTTCTCGATGAAGACGACATGCTGGCGGATACGCTTGGTTTCGCTCCAAAGCCTCTCCGTAAGCGTAAGAAGGGCCCATTTGAGGAGGActcagaagaagaagagtatcACCCGACTGGCACTGATGCCTCCATCATGGAAACACCTTCAGATGGAGATTCGGATTTTGGAAATTCAGCAGCAAGACTGCGAAAACGAGCGCGACAAGATGGCAAGGGAGCAGCGTCGAGCCATAATGGCAAACCACGAGGAGATTTAAAGACACGCGGCAAAAGAGGAGGCGCCAGACCAGGAAGTGGTCGGCCGAGAAAGTATCCACGAAAGCTGACTTCAGCTCCGATGTTGGAGCATCCTTCAGCTTCGGAATCGCAAGATCGAGAGGACCCAGAAGAACGCCAGATCGTGGCTGCAGACACCATCGTGCCAGCTGCACTGCAACGGCCACAGCCAGTGGAAATCAATGACAGCATGGAATACGTCACTTTTTCAGAGGAACGCACTGAAGAATCCAGGCTGCTCCAGAGCCAACTAGAGGAGGAcaacgatgaagacgacgacgatgatgaccAAGACGTGGTTGTGCGGTCGCGCGTTGATCGAGGTGTTAGAAACCGGCGCCCAACAGCCAAGTTAAGAGATGACGGAGACTGGATAAGCGGGAGTCAATAA
- a CDS encoding DNA excision repair protein ERCC-5: MGVTGLWTVVQPCARPTNLATLNRKRLAVDASIWIYQFLKAVRDKEGNALRNSHVVGFFRRICKLLWFGIQPVFVFDGGAPILKRQTIQHRKRRREGRREDAVRTAGKLLAVQMQRIAEEDHDRRRRDRERDISAREEQQQEVIPDASQLVYDDEALLSQNERQKGRTFRKQDAYHLPDLDGGGIAAMGKPDDPRIMSVEELEEYARQFHDGEDINLYDFSKIDFDGEFFKSLPAPDRYNILNAARLRSRLRMGLSKEQLEEMFPDRMAFSKFQIERVKERNHLTQRLMYEVGMTGTDLTLGVNARVAGEKNREYILVKNEGAEGGWALGVVSRDKDVGEAHKPIDVDAIQVQYQSKEDEEEEEEDFEDVPIEGLNRLPKPSPAQVASYQAAQDIAVRRRLIYGNHRQESSPQGEESLFVGGNIGNTDVLFEQPPEEALHDDEEDDLNRAIAMSLRNQHGVGQESDHEEEFEDVPMEAPKWTQKSVDAQKPITAKGGSMIAHIVNNRASAAVPRRQERDTAADSDSDEDMQTMLAKARMKKKPQPKPKFVPVVENKKNPFDGPLPFPKLDWGSSLFGKKKAPEAGPNKKSEVADENPTVLNDEEDDMAGGFERELQDENAPRPLPPWLTDDTDIRESLKKQQETEREINNADRQAAEEEERLYRRKMQDQLIHIDSSSDDDSDVEVLEKVPSPKKPAQKEPATIDVEDETEKIKETSLQNEESESTEKASTLTHEREDALEQVADKAEEPSPEAEAQGLADRTVEEPTAHSAQEDGDKPQESESPEPEFEDVVPTNVVTEAAAEKSPTPIFEELPSIGVPAVEGNQELDIDDDGLFDDVEYDEFSDPGDEELMAQMAEEAEEHARFASELNNKTAEQNKEDYERELRALRNQQKKDRRDADEVTQVMITECQALLRLFGIPYITAPMEAEAQCAELVRLGLVDGIVTDDSDTFLFGGTRVYKNMFNSNKFVECYLVGDIEKELSLSREQLISLAHLLGSDYTEGLPGVGPVTAVEILSEFPGKSGLENFREWWRSVQSQTRPKDADVSTPFRKKFRKSQGTKLFLPPGFPNPAVYDAYLHPEVDDSNENFQWGVPDVEGLRQFLMATIGWSKERTDEVLVPVIKDMNKRDREGTQSNITRFFGGSVGVGAKEAFAPRQKAQGSKRMAAAVDRLRANVADEEPRGAENGGKRKRASRRNAAAPVDEEEYAEEVGDEGDEESTSRGRGKGKRARAS, from the coding sequence ATGGGTGTGACCGGTCTATGGACAGTTGTTCAGCCATGCGCCCGACCGACGAACCTCGCGACTCTAAATCGCAAGCGACTCGCAGTTGATGCCTCAATTTGGATATATCAATTTCTTAAAGCTGTGCGCGACAAGGAAGGCAATGCGTTGCGCAACTCGCACGTCGTCGGTTTCTTCCGTCGCATATGCAAGCTTCTGTGGTTTGGTATTCAACCAGTATTCGTCTTCGACGGTGGCGCACCAATTCTAAAGAGACAGACGATTCAGCATCGAAAGCGAAGACGCGAAGGCCGTCGTGAAGACGCCGTTCGAACGGCTGGTAAACTGCTAGCGGTGCAAATGCAGCGCATTGCGGAAGAAGACCATGATCGCAGGCGGAGAGATCGAGAACGTGATATATCTGCCCGGgaagagcagcaacaagaagTGATTCCTGATGCCAGTCAACTTGTTTACGATGACGAAGCTCTCCTATCTCAAAATGAGAGACAGAAGGGAAGAACATTTCGAAAGCAGGACGCCTACCATCTCCCCGATCTAGATGGTGGCGGTATTGCGGCAATGGGAAAGCCAGATGATCCACGAATCATGAGTGTagaagagctggaagaatACGCGCGCCAGTTCCATGACGGTGAAGATATCAACCTTTAcgacttcagcaagatcgatTTTGATGGCGAATTCTTCAAGAGTCTTCCAGCTCCCGATCGATACAATATTCTGAATGCAGCAAGACTCAGGAGTCGACTGAGAATGGGTCTCAGCAAGGAGCAGCTGGAAGAAATGTTCCCCGATCGCATGGCCTTCTCCAAGTTCCAGATCGAAAGGGTCAAGGAACGTAATCACCTCACTCAACGTCTCATGTATGAAGTCGGCATGACTGGCACCGACCTGACACTTGGGGTAAATGCACGAGTTGCTGGCGAAAAGAACAGAGAGTATATCCTTGTAAAGAATGAGGGTGCTGAGGGAGGATGGGCTTTGGGTGTGGTCAGCAGAGACAAGGACGTTGGAGAGGCACATAAACCTATCGACGTGGATGCCATTCAAGTTCAATACCAATccaaggaagatgaggaggaagaggaggaagattTTGAAGACGTTCCTATAGAGGGTCTCAATCGACTCCCGAAACCTTCTCCAGCACAGGTTGCTAGCTACCAAGCAGCCCAGGATATAGCGGTACGACGGCGGCTAATATATGGTAACCATCGTCAAGAGTCCTCCCCACAGGGCGAGGAGTCACTCTTCGTAGGCGGGAATATCGGGAATACAGATGTGCTGTTTGAACAACCACCCGAAGAAGCGCTGcacgacgacgaagaggatgaccTCAACCGCGCAATAGCTATGTCACTACGAAATCAACATGGAGTTGGACAAGAGTCAGATCATGAGGAGGAGTTCGAGGACGTTCCCATGGAAGCTCCTAAATGGACACAAAAGTCGGTTGACGCACAAAAGCCCATCACAGCCAAAGGAGGCTCTATGATTGCTCATATTGTTAATAATAGAGCAAGCGCTGCGGTGCCCAGGCGCCAAGAGCGTGATACCGCTGCCGATAGCGACAGCGACGAAGATATGCAGACAATGCTTGCAAAAGCCAGGATGAAAAAGAAGCCTCAGCCAAAACCAAAGTTTGTACCCGTCGTTGAGAACAAGAAAAACCCATTTGATGGCCCGCTGCCGTTCCCGAAACTTGACTGGGGCTCTTCACTAtttggaaagaagaaagctCCAGAAGCTGGACCAAACAAGAAATCTGAAGTTGCGGATGAAAACCCAACTGTTCTCaatgacgaagaggacgacaTGGCTGGTGGGTTTGAGAGAGAACTGCAGGATGAGAATGCACCCAGACCCTTGCCGCCGTGGTTAACTGATGACACCGATATCCGGGAGTcgctcaagaagcagcaagaAACAGAGCGTGAGATCAATAACGCAGACAGGCAggcagctgaagaagaggagcGACTTTATCGCCGCAAGATGCAAGATCAGCTGATCCACATCGACTCGTCCTcagatgatgatagtgatgTCGAGGTTTTGGAAAAAGTGCCATCACCGAAGAAGCCTGCCCAGAAAGAGCCCGCTACCATTGACGTGGAAGATGAGAccgagaagatcaaggaaaCGTCTCTTCAAAACGAAGAGTCAGAATCGACAGAAAAAGCTTCAACTCTAACGCATGAGCGGGAGGATGCCCTTGAACAAGTTGCAGACAAGGCCGAGGAGCCGTCACCTGAAGCAGAGGCTCAAGGGCTTGCAGATCGCACAGTTGAAGAACCAACTGCACATTCAGcacaagaagatggagataaGCCTCAAGAATCAGAATCACCCGAGCCAGAATTTGAAGATGTGGTACCCACCAATGTTGTGACCGAGGCCGCGGCAGAAAAGAGTCCTACGCCTATCTTTGAGGAGCTTCCTTCCATCGGTGTGCCAGCAGTGGAAGGAAACCAAGAACTGGATATCGACGACGACGGGCTCTTCGACGACGTAGAGTACGATGAATTCAGTGATCCTGGTGACGAAGAGCTTATGGCACAAATGGCCGAGGAAGCCGAAGAGCATGCCCGTTTCGCTAGTGAGCTCAATAACAAAACGGCCGAGCAAAACAAAGAGGACTATGAAAGAGAACTGCGCGCCCTACGAAATCAACAGAAGAAAGACCGTCGAGACGCAGATGAGGTCACTCAAGTGATGATCACTGAGTGCCAGGCTCTCCTTCGTCTATTTGGTATTCCTTACATCACCGCTCCTATGGAAGCTGAAGCTCAGTGTGCCGAGCTCGTCCGTCTAGGACTTGTCGATGGTATTGTGACTGATGATTCGGATACCTTCTTGTTCGGTGGCACACGAGTGTACAAGAACATGTTTAATAGCAACAAGTTTGTTGAGTGCTACTTGGTGGGCGACATCGAGAAGGAGCTCTCTCTGTCTCGAGAGCAACTTATCTCTCTTGCACATCTGCTGGGCTCTGATTACACTGAAGGATTACCAGGTGTCGGTCCCGTTACAGCTGTTGAGATTCTCTCTGAGTTTCCTGGCAAGTCTGGACTAGAGAACTTTCGCGAATGGTGGAGATCGGTGCAATCGCAGACACGCCCTAAGGACGCTGATGTCTCGACGCCTTTTCGCAAGAAGTTTCGCAAATCTCAAGGCACCAAACTCTTCTTACCACCAGGCTTTCCTAACCCGGCGGTTTATGATGCGTACCTACATCCAGAGGTTGATGACAGCAATGAGAATTTCCAGTGGGGTGTGCCAGACGTAGAGGGATTACGGCAGTTCTTGATGGCTACCATTGGCTGGAGCAAAGAACGTACGGACGAGGTCCTCGTGCCAGTCATCAAAGATATGAATAAGCGAGACCGCGAAGGCACACAGAGCAACATCACCAGATTCTTTGGTGGTAGTGTTGGAGTTGGAGCCAAGGAGGCATTTGCACCAAGACAGAAAGCCCAGGGAAGCAAACGTATGGCTGCAGCGGTAGATCGTCTGCGAGCAAATGTTGCAGACGAGGAGCCAAGGGGCGCTGAGAATGGAGGAAAGCGAAAAAGAGCATCAAGGAGGAACGCAGCTGCTCCGGTGGATGAAGAGGAATatgctgaagaagttggcgacgaaggagatgaagagtcCACAAGCAGAGGCCGTGGCAAAGGTAAGAGAGCCAGAGCATCATAG
- a CDS encoding uracil-DNA glycosylase: protein MSTLKRKAGASAGNDSKKPKANGNIASFFGAAPKPTGTGASAPAPAVKFDKAKWVASLKPEQKELLQLEIDTLDESWLAHLKDDLVTKDFLDLKRFLDREISSGRKVFPPRNDIYSWSRHTPFSNVKVVIVGQDPYHNDNQAHGLAFSVRPPTPAPPSLKNMYIALKKDYPTFEPPPNRGGLLTPWADRGVLMLNTCLTVRAHEANSHSNRGWEKLTQRVIDLVAQKRTRGVVFMAWGTPAGKRVQKIDRVKHLVLQSVHPSPLSASRGFFDCGHFRKANDWLVTRYGPEGEIDWALGPGTSTKAPATEADAKEAKSAEKKAEAIEKTKPEVVKKAEEDKENDAFDEDEEALEEALRLAEEEEKEKEK from the exons ATGTCGACCCTCAAACGTAAAGCAGGCGCCTCAGCCGGGAACGATTCGAAGAAGCCTAAAGCTAATGGCAACATTGCCTCTTTCTTCGGAGCAGCTCCTAAGCCTACTGGTACTGGTGCTTCTGCTCCCGCACCAGCCGTCAAGTTTGATAAGGCCAAGTGGGTGGCTTCCTTGAAGCCAGAGCAGAAAGAGCTCTTGCAGCTCGAAATCGATACTCTTGACGAAAGCTGGTTGGCGCATCTCAAGGATGATCTTGTTACAAAGGacttcttggacttgaagCGATTCTTGGATCGGGAAATCAGCTCTGGTCGCAAGGTGTTCCCACCTAGGAACGATATCTACTCATG GTCCCGTCATACCCCTTTCAGCAATGTCAAGGTTGTCATTGTTGGTCAAGATCCCTATCATAACGATAACCAGGCTCACGGATTGGCATTCTCCGTTCGACCCCCAACCCCTGCACCACCCTCGCTCAAGAACATGTATATTGCTCTGAAGAAAGACTATCCTACTTTCGAGCCACCACCAAACCGAGGAGGTCTTCTCACCCCCTGGGCAGACCGTGGTGTTCTCATGTTGAACACCTGCCTTACAGTTCGAGCCCATGAGGCCAACTCGCACTCCAATCGAGGATGGGAGAAGCTCACACAGCGAGTCATTGATCTAGTGGCGCAAAAGAGAACAAGGGGTGTTGTTTTCATGGCCTGGGGAACACCAGCCGGCAAGCGAGTGCAGAAGATCGATCGCGTCAAGCATCTTGTACTACAGAGTGTCCACCCTAGCCCTCTCAGTGCTTCCAGGGGGTTCTTTGACTGCGGTCACTTCAGAAAAGCCAATGACTGGCTGGTTACACGATATGGGCCTGAAGGAGAGATTGACTGGGCACTCGGACCTGGCACTTCCACGAAAGCTCCAGCGACGGAAGCCGATGCCAAAGAGGCTAAATCTGCTGAGAAAAAGGCTGAGGCCATTGAGAAGACTAAGCCTGAAGTGGtgaagaaggctgaagaggaCAAGGAGAACGATGCTttcgacgaagatgaggaagctcTCGAAGAGGCCCTTAGGTtggctgaggaagaggagaaagagaaagaaaagtaG
- a CDS encoding alanyl-tRNA synthetase, with protein MWACINRASVTRGGNGNTAVSFSGCGRWSRRCRPRSLRTIIGAGERGPYVSVSVLTHSCRTFYPPPPAPTPPQQLHLQLRPQQHQLLLHNLQSETPTTTTTIPPRPTIIAAPARNIFRTATNKRLPFFILRRSYSSATMAESELKWPAARVRKTFLEYFEQRGHTIVPSSSVVPHNDPTLLFTNAGMNQFKPIFLGTIGKTDPMAGLKAAVDSQKCIRAGGKHNDLDDVGKDSYHHTFFEMLGNWSFGDYFKKEAISYSWELLTKIYGLDPDRLYVTYFEGDEKLKLEPDLEAKELWLSVGVPEDHILPGNMKDNFWEMGDQGPCGPCSEIHYDKVGGGRNAASLVNMDDPMVVEVWNNVFMQYDRQKDGSLKSLPAKHIDTGMGYERLVSALQDTVSNYATDCFTPLFQKIQEVTGARPYTDKYGKDDADGIDTAYRVVADHIRTLSFSIADGAVPNNDGRGYVVRRVLRRGVRYARKYFNADIGAFFSKILPALVDQMGEQFPELVKKQQDIKEILDEEEVAFARTLDRGEAQFEKYAAEATKGGSKKLEGDVVWRLYDTFGFPVDLTRLMAEERSLEIDDAEVEAARIKAREASKAVKESVQTFSKLNVHQISELEKDLKVERTNDDAKFAQGDTKGKVQLIYDGQSFLKSTKDVPEKTALGLLIDKTNFYAESGGQVADTGRIVIDDVAEFKVLDVQNYGGYILHSGYIEYGTLSSGDEVICEYDELRRSPIRNNHSGTHILNHSLREVLGDDVNQKGSLVDNEKLRFDFSHKTGVKIEELKKIEDMSNAYIRRKDKIFSKEVDLELARQIEGCRAVFGETYPDPVRVVSIGRDIDEMLADPKKKEWRQYSVEFCGGTHVEQTGLIKDLILIEESGIAKGIRRIIAYTGEAAHQVQREADEFSKKIDALDKLPFGPEKEAQVKAVSVELSQLTISTLTKDEFNKRFQKISAAVTAEQKKRQKAESKTALDIVQKYFEANKDAKWFVGRLPVGATGSKALPDVVKHYQGKDKEKTVYLFAGSKEEGAVAHGVYVGTHLASQGVTAEQWAASVSEIIGGRSGGKEPVRQGQGTKPENIDEGVETATKWLNEKLKL; from the exons ATGTGGGCGTGCATCAATCGGGCGAGTGTCACTAGGGGCGGAAACGGAAATACTGCAGTGAGCTTCAGCGGTTGCGGGCGTTGGAGTCGGCGCTGTAGGCCCCGGAGCTTGAGGACGATTATCGGCGCGGGAGAGCGTGGGCCTTATGTATCCGTCTCGGTCTTGACTCATTCTTGTAGAACTTTCTACCCTCCTCCGCCTGCGCCTACGCCGCCACAGcaactccatctccaactcAGACCCcagcaacatcaacttctcctccacAATCTTCAATCAGAAACCCCCACTACCACCACGACGATTCCTCCACGGCCGACAATCATTGCAGCGCCTGCGCGGAATATCTTCAGGACTGCGACTAACAAGAGATTGCCTTTTTTTATTCTACGTCGGTCTTATTCCAGCGCGACCATGGCCGAGTCGGAGCTCAAGTGGCCCGCTGCGCGCGTGCGCAAGACCTTTCTCGAGTACTTCGAGCAGAGGGGTCACACAATTG tCCCCTCTTCATCGGTCGTCCCTCATAATGACCCTACCCTGCTCTTCACCAATGCTGGCATGAACCAGTTCAAGCCCATCTTCCTCGGCACCATTGGCAAGACCGATCCTATGGCCGGCCTCAAGGCCGCTGTCGACAGTCAAAAATGTATCCGTGCTGGTGGCAAGCACAACGACCTCGACGATGTCGGCAAGGATAGCTATCACCACACATTCTTCGAGATGTTGGGTAACTGGTCTTTCGGTGACtacttcaagaaggaggctaTTTCATATTCCTGGGAGCTTTTGACAAAGATCTATGGTCTGGACCCCGATCGTCTTTACGTTACATACTTCGAGGGTGacgagaagttgaagctggagcCTGATTTggaggccaaggagctcTGGCTCTCGGTTGGTGTTCCCGAGGATCATATCCTTCCTGGAAACATGAAGGATAACTTCTGGGAGATGGGTGACCAAGGCCCTTGTGGTCCTTGCAGTGAGATTCACTACGACAAGGTCGGTGGAGGCCGCAATGCTGCCAGTCTCGTCAACATGGATGATCCTATGGTTGTCGAGGTTTGGAACAACGTTTTCATGCAGTATGATCGACAAAAGGACGGCAGCCTCAAGTCTCTCCCCGCCAAGCATATCGACACTGGTATGGGCTACGAGCGACTGGTTTCCGCCCTCCAGGATACAGTTTCCAACTACGCCACCGATTGCTTCACCCCTCTCTTCCAGAAGATCCAGGAGGTCACTGGCGCCCGACCCTACACCGACAAGTATGGCAAGGATGATGCCGATGGCATTGATACCGCCTACCGTGTAGTTGCTGATCACATCCGAaccctttctttctccaTCGCTGACGGCGCTGTTCCCAACAATGACGGCCGAGGTTATGTTGTCCGACGTGTACTAAGACGAGGTGTGCGATATGCTCGAAAGTATTTCAACGCCGATATCGgcgccttcttctccaagatcttgCCTGCGCTTGTTGACCAGATGGGCGAGCAATTCCccgagcttgtcaagaagcagcaagaCATTAAGGAGATTctcgatgaagaggaggtCGCTTTTGCCCGCACTCTGGATCGTGGTGAGGCTCAGTTCGAGAAGTATGCTGCCGAGGCCACCAAGGGCGGctccaagaagcttgagggTGATGTTGTTTGGCGACTTTATGACACTTTCGGTTTCCCCGTGGACCTTACTCGATTGATGGCTGAAGAGCGAAGCCTCGagattgacgatgctgaggttgaggctgctCGAATCAAGGCTCGTGAGGCCAGCAAGGCTGTCAAGGAGTCTGTTCAGACTTTCTCCAAGCTCAATGTGCACCAAATCTCTGAGCTCGAGAAGGATCTTAAGGTTGAGCGAACTAACGATGACGCCAAGTTTGCTCAGGGTGACACCAAGGGTAAGGTCCAACTCATTTACGACGGCCAATCCTTCCTTAAGTCGACCAAGGACGTCCCCGAGAAGACTGCTCTGGGTCTTTTGATCGACAAGACCAACTTCTACGCCGAATCGGGTGGTCAGGTCGCCGACACTGGACGTATCGTCATTGACGATGTCGCCGAGttcaaggttcttgatgttCAGAACTATGGTGGCTATATCCTACACAGCGGTTATATCGAGTATGGTACACTATCCTCCGGTGACGAGGTTATCTGCGAATACGATGAATTGCGCCGATCTCCTATCCGCAACAACCACAGCGGTACTCACATTCTGAACCACTCCCTACGGgaggttcttggtgatgatgtcaaCCAGAAGGGTTCTTTGGTGGACAACGAGAAGCTCCGTTTCGATTTCTCCCACAAGACTGGcgtcaagattgaggagctcaagaagatcgaggaCATGTCGAACGCATATATTCGCCGTAAGGACAAGATCTTTTCCAAGGAGGTTGACCTGGAGCTTGCTCGCCAGATTGAGGGCTGTCGTGCTGTCTTCGGCGAGACCTATCCCGATCCTGTGCGTGTTGTCTCCATCGGCAGAGATATCGATGAGATGCTCGCcgaccccaagaagaaggaatggCGTCAGTACAGTGTTGAGTTCTGTGGCGGTACACACGTTGAGCAGACCGGTTTGATTAAGGACCTCATCCTTATTGAGGAGAGTGGTATCGCAAAGGGTATTCGCCGTATCATTGCCTACACTGGTGAAGCTGCTCACCAGGTTCAGCGTGAGGCTGATGAATTCTCCAAGAAGATTGATGCTCTCGACAAGTTGCCGTTCGGTCCTGAGAAGGAGGCTCAAGTCAAGGCCGTATCTGTGGAGCTCAGCCAGCTGACAATCTCGACCTTGACAAAGGACGAGTTCAACAAGCGTTTCCAAAAGATTTCTGCTGCTGTGACTgctgagcagaagaagcgcCAGAAGGCCGAGTCGAAGACTGCGCTTGATATTGTCCAGAAGTACTTCGAGGCTAACAAGGATGCCAAGTGGTTCGTTGGCCGCCTGCCCGTTGGTGCCACCGGCAGCAAAGCCCTGCCTGATGTGGTCAAGCACTATCAGGGTAAGGATAAGGAGAAGACTGTTTACCTGTTTGCTGGTAGCAAGGAGGAGGGTGCCGTTGCTCATGGTGTCTACGTTGGAACT CACCTTGCTTCTCAGGGCGTCACTGCTGAGCAATGGGCTGCCTCCGTGTCGGAGATTATTGGTGGCCGATCGGGCGGCAAGGAGCCTGTACGACAAGGCCAGGGCACTAAGCCTGAGAACATTGACGAAGGTGTTGAGACTGCGACAAAGTGGCTCAACGAAAAGCTGAAGCTGTAA